In one Lachnospiraceae bacterium genomic region, the following are encoded:
- the gap gene encoding type I glyceraldehyde-3-phosphate dehydrogenase gives MVKVAINGFGRIGRLAFRQMFGAEGYEVVAINDLTDPKMLAHLLKYDSSQGRYDGHEVKAGEGSIIVDGKEITIYSMKDAADLPWGELGVDVVLECTGFYTSKAKSQAHIDAGAKKVVISAPAGNDLKTVVFSVNENTLDKDDQIISAASCTTNCLAPMAKALNDLAPIKSGIMSTIHAYTGDQMILDGPHRKGDLRRARAGAVNIVPNSTGAAKAIGLVIPELNGKLIGSAQRVPVPTGSTTILTAIVEGHVTVDQINAAMKAAASDSFGYNEDPIVSSDIIGITYGSLFDSTQTMVINLDNGTSEVQVVSWYDNENSYTSQMVRTIKYFAEL, from the coding sequence ATGGTAAAAGTTGCTATTAACGGTTTTGGACGCATTGGTCGTCTGGCATTCAGACAGATGTTCGGTGCTGAAGGTTATGAAGTAGTAGCGATCAACGATTTAACAGATCCTAAAATGCTGGCTCATTTGCTGAAGTATGATTCTTCTCAGGGACGTTACGACGGCCATGAGGTGAAGGCAGGCGAGGGCTCTATCATCGTAGACGGAAAAGAGATCACCATCTACAGCATGAAAGATGCTGCTGATCTGCCGTGGGGCGAGCTGGGCGTTGACGTTGTTCTGGAGTGTACTGGTTTCTATACGTCCAAAGCAAAGAGCCAGGCTCATATTGATGCCGGCGCTAAGAAGGTCGTTATTTCCGCACCTGCTGGCAACGATCTGAAGACCGTTGTTTTCAGCGTTAATGAGAATACGCTGGACAAGGATGACCAGATTATTTCTGCTGCATCCTGTACCACCAACTGCTTAGCTCCTATGGCTAAGGCTCTGAATGATCTGGCTCCGATTAAGAGCGGTATCATGAGCACAATCCATGCCTACACCGGCGACCAGATGATTCTGGATGGTCCGCATAGAAAAGGCGATCTGCGCCGCGCTCGTGCCGGTGCGGTAAATATCGTTCCTAACTCTACCGGTGCTGCCAAAGCAATCGGTTTGGTTATTCCGGAGCTGAACGGCAAGCTGATCGGTTCCGCACAGCGTGTACCGGTTCCGACTGGTTCTACCACCATCCTGACCGCTATTGTAGAGGGTCATGTAACGGTAGATCAGATCAATGCTGCTATGAAGGCTGCTGCTTCTGATTCCTTTGGCTATAACGAGGATCCGATCGTATCTTCTGATATTATTGGTATCACCTATGGTTCTCTGTTTGATTCTACGCAGACCATGGTAATCAATCTGGACAACGGCACCAGCGAAGTACAGGTAGTTTCTTGGTATGATAACGAGAACTCCTATACCAGCCAGATGGTTAGAACGATCAAATATTTTGCAGAGCTGTAA
- a CDS encoding glycerophosphodiester phosphodiesterase family protein — protein sequence MKFDLQNIAKEHRIIVAHRGVSGGNIPCNTVPAYETALRQGADMIETDVDITADGVLVIFHPGMEKRYLGIDQHIGELSHAEVKKLRYLNPDGTPTQFGLPSFDELLEQFKGKCLINVDKYWGCPKEIYHAIKRHDMIDQILVKSSLSEQVLQVLEELSPDLPFMPIVKEEHPLHEALMRRKIRYVGAEVLFTREESAVAAPAFIDRMHQDGKLVWANAIIYNYRDQLAAGHSDDTALTASLQEGWGWLADRGFDLIQTDWPLMLIEYLKQTERYQRKTDLRVK from the coding sequence ATGAAATTCGATTTACAGAACATAGCAAAAGAGCATAGGATCATTGTCGCCCATCGCGGTGTCAGCGGGGGCAATATTCCCTGCAATACGGTGCCGGCCTATGAGACAGCGCTTCGGCAGGGCGCAGATATGATTGAAACCGATGTAGATATAACAGCAGACGGTGTGCTGGTCATTTTTCATCCGGGGATGGAAAAACGATATTTAGGGATAGATCAGCATATTGGAGAGCTGAGTCATGCAGAAGTAAAAAAGCTGCGCTATCTGAATCCGGACGGAACGCCGACACAGTTTGGACTGCCAAGCTTTGATGAGCTTCTGGAGCAATTTAAAGGGAAATGTTTAATCAATGTAGATAAATATTGGGGCTGTCCAAAAGAAATATATCACGCTATCAAACGGCATGATATGATCGATCAGATCTTAGTAAAAAGCAGCTTGTCAGAACAGGTGCTTCAGGTTTTAGAAGAGCTTTCGCCGGATCTTCCGTTCATGCCCATTGTAAAGGAAGAGCATCCGCTGCATGAGGCGCTCATGCGCAGAAAGATCCGATATGTGGGGGCCGAAGTACTCTTTACCCGTGAAGAAAGCGCGGTAGCAGCGCCAGCCTTTATTGACCGGATGCATCAGGATGGCAAGCTGGTATGGGCCAATGCCATTATCTATAATTATCGGGATCAGCTGGCTGCCGGTCATTCTGATGATACAGCGCTGACAGCCTCTTTGCAGGAGGGATGGGGCTGGCTGGCTGATCGCGGATTTGATCTGATCCAGACAGACTGGCCGCTCATGCTGATCGAATATCTTAAACAAACAGAGCGCTATCAGCGCAAAACGGACCTCCGCGTGAAATAA
- the mfd gene encoding transcription-repair coupling factor gives MQGLWEPIRSEAQIQIALEHIEKKEPFLLSGAGDSVQNHLISAFSYFTKRPSVVVASNEMKAKEVYEELKFYDPKGCWYFPAKDPLFYRADVRGLAIEEDRMKVLQALREGKAATIVMSMEALYDRLVPQKVWESFILRRRIGDELPLEWLLPRLLQMGYERSEQVEAPGQFSVRGGIIDIYPITEDTAYRLEMWGDEIDSIRVLDTETQRSAHRLEYITVFPVSEIVISDEQREKGIKRIEAEAKEGAANLLKQNLAEEAQRLEEITQNLLQRLEEQRLRGLESYASLFYENTVTILDYLSPESVLYLQDPARIAEKAKVLEDELKNSLTGRLKKGYLLPGQAHMFPTLAEIEDEWEPFSRVYLCSLLGSNQNVFHIKDILRINSRSINVIQGDEKLLLDELRGNVKLNYRTVVLTDSLLRVQRMVSRILEEGLPAYAYEDMSEMPKRGSIAVAKGGLGRGFSYPEAGFVLISMKELSESGQRRRAKRRRKFKNGQKISSFSDLTVGDYVVHENHGVGIYHGIVQMEDGDSKRDYFKIVYKDGGALYVPTTSLDMLQRYVAGEDAKPKLNKLAGNDWQRTKTKVREGVAKLAEDLVALYAERQNKKGYQYGPDTVWQKEFEEAFPFEETDDQLTAIEDTKRDMESPQIMDRLICGDVGYGKTEVAIRAAFKAVQEGKQVAFLAPTTILAQQHYQTFVNRMRDYPVNIELLSRFRTPKQIKLALEGTRVGSVDILIGTHRLLSKDVIFKDLGLLVVDEEQRFGVSHKEKMKAMKKEVDVLTLSATPIPRTLHMSLNGMRDMSLLEDAPQHRQPIQTYVMEDDSQTVREAIYRELGRSGQVFYLHNRVGNIEEAASRVQEMVPEARVAFAHGQMSERELERVMLRFIEGEIDVLVCTTIIETGLDISNANTIIIENADTMGLAQLYQLRGRVGRSTRMAYAYFLYRRGKVLQEAAEKRLEAIGELTEFGSGFKIAMRDLEIRGAGNVLGPEQHGHMGAVGYELYCKLLQEAMSRVMHQPVAESFETTVYIKVNAYLPSTYIANESQKLDIYKKIAAIRGEEDYYDMQDELTDRYADMPQCVSNLLDISYIKALANQSGSDLLSYKKGMLSLQLRPDAPLDPIKLTTYLSEHKGDAWFVSDQKNAKLTLRIEDSAKDQILLRRIKEAMQSIWALRQEPEAAS, from the coding sequence ATGCAGGGGTTATGGGAGCCAATCCGAAGCGAGGCACAGATTCAGATAGCGCTGGAGCATATCGAAAAAAAAGAACCGTTTTTGTTATCGGGGGCCGGTGATTCCGTACAGAATCATTTGATCTCCGCATTTTCTTATTTTACGAAAAGACCGTCAGTTGTTGTGGCCAGCAATGAGATGAAAGCCAAGGAAGTGTATGAAGAGCTCAAATTTTACGATCCCAAAGGATGTTGGTATTTTCCGGCCAAAGACCCTCTGTTTTATCGTGCCGACGTTAGAGGCTTAGCGATAGAAGAAGATCGTATGAAAGTGCTGCAGGCGCTCCGGGAAGGAAAAGCAGCAACTATCGTCATGTCGATGGAAGCTCTTTACGATAGGCTCGTTCCCCAAAAGGTATGGGAAAGCTTTATTCTGCGCCGGCGAATCGGCGATGAGCTGCCGCTGGAATGGCTGCTGCCGCGCCTCCTGCAGATGGGCTATGAGCGCAGCGAGCAGGTAGAGGCGCCCGGACAATTTTCTGTGCGCGGCGGCATTATCGATATTTATCCGATAACAGAGGATACGGCTTATCGCTTAGAAATGTGGGGCGACGAAATCGATTCGATTAGAGTGCTGGACACCGAGACGCAGCGCAGCGCCCACCGGCTTGAATATATTACCGTCTTTCCGGTTTCAGAAATTGTGATATCCGATGAGCAGCGCGAAAAAGGTATAAAGCGCATTGAGGCAGAAGCAAAGGAAGGCGCCGCCAATCTGCTGAAACAGAATTTAGCAGAAGAAGCACAGCGTTTAGAAGAGATCACGCAGAACCTCTTGCAGCGCCTGGAGGAGCAGCGCCTGCGCGGGCTGGAAAGCTACGCTTCCTTATTTTATGAAAACACAGTCACCATTTTAGATTATCTATCACCGGAAAGTGTACTTTATCTGCAGGATCCGGCACGTATTGCAGAAAAGGCCAAGGTCTTAGAGGACGAACTGAAAAACAGCCTGACAGGGCGATTAAAAAAAGGCTACCTGTTGCCGGGACAGGCACACATGTTTCCCACGCTTGCAGAGATCGAGGACGAATGGGAGCCCTTTTCAAGGGTCTATTTGTGCAGCCTGCTGGGAAGCAATCAAAATGTATTTCATATTAAAGATATTCTGCGGATCAACAGCCGTTCCATCAACGTAATTCAAGGCGATGAAAAGCTGCTGCTGGACGAGCTGCGCGGCAATGTCAAGCTCAACTACCGCACAGTGGTACTAACAGACAGTTTGCTGCGCGTGCAGCGCATGGTCTCCCGCATCCTTGAAGAAGGCTTGCCAGCGTATGCTTATGAGGATATGAGCGAGATGCCCAAAAGAGGCAGTATTGCCGTAGCCAAAGGAGGGCTCGGACGAGGTTTTTCCTATCCGGAGGCCGGATTTGTGCTGATTTCCATGAAAGAGCTTTCCGAAAGCGGGCAGCGCCGGCGCGCAAAACGACGCAGAAAATTTAAAAACGGGCAGAAAATCAGCAGCTTCAGTGATCTAACTGTGGGTGATTACGTCGTACATGAAAATCATGGTGTAGGCATCTATCATGGCATTGTGCAGATGGAGGACGGCGACAGCAAGCGCGATTATTTTAAGATCGTCTATAAGGATGGCGGAGCCTTATACGTTCCCACCACATCGCTGGATATGCTTCAGCGCTATGTGGCAGGCGAGGATGCAAAGCCGAAGCTCAATAAGCTGGCAGGAAACGACTGGCAGCGTACCAAGACCAAGGTGCGAGAGGGCGTTGCCAAGCTAGCCGAGGATCTGGTCGCGCTTTATGCCGAGCGGCAGAATAAAAAGGGCTATCAATATGGGCCGGACACAGTATGGCAGAAGGAATTTGAAGAAGCCTTTCCATTTGAAGAAACCGATGACCAACTAACGGCGATCGAGGATACAAAGCGGGACATGGAAAGCCCGCAGATTATGGATCGTCTGATCTGTGGCGACGTAGGCTACGGCAAAACAGAGGTGGCCATCCGCGCAGCCTTTAAAGCCGTGCAGGAAGGCAAACAGGTCGCCTTTTTAGCGCCGACAACGATTTTGGCTCAGCAGCACTATCAGACCTTTGTCAATCGCATGCGTGATTATCCGGTCAATATCGAATTGCTTTCGCGCTTTCGCACGCCCAAGCAGATCAAGCTGGCCCTTGAAGGAACCCGCGTGGGCTCAGTCGATATTTTGATTGGCACGCACCGCCTCCTGAGCAAGGATGTGATTTTTAAAGATCTGGGGCTCCTGGTCGTCGATGAGGAGCAGCGTTTTGGCGTATCGCATAAAGAAAAAATGAAAGCCATGAAAAAGGAAGTAGACGTGCTCACGCTTTCGGCCACGCCGATCCCGCGCACACTGCATATGAGCCTAAACGGAATGCGGGATATGAGCCTGCTGGAGGATGCGCCGCAGCATCGTCAGCCGATTCAGACCTATGTGATGGAGGACGACAGCCAGACAGTGCGCGAGGCGATCTACCGCGAGCTGGGCCGCAGCGGGCAGGTGTTTTATCTGCACAACCGGGTGGGCAATATTGAGGAAGCCGCATCCCGCGTGCAGGAGATGGTGCCGGAGGCGCGCGTTGCTTTTGCCCACGGGCAGATGAGCGAGCGTGAGCTTGAGCGCGTCATGCTGCGGTTTATCGAGGGCGAAATCGACGTGCTAGTCTGTACCACGATCATCGAGACAGGGCTAGACATCAGCAATGCCAATACGATTATCATTGAAAATGCCGACACCATGGGCTTGGCACAGCTATATCAGCTGCGGGGACGCGTAGGGCGCAGCACGCGGATGGCCTACGCCTACTTTTTGTACCGGCGGGGCAAGGTGCTGCAGGAAGCGGCTGAAAAGCGGCTGGAGGCCATCGGTGAACTCACCGAATTTGGCAGCGGATTTAAGATCGCCATGCGTGATCTTGAAATCCGAGGCGCCGGCAATGTGCTGGGGCCGGAGCAGCATGGACATATGGGCGCCGTGGGCTATGAGCTGTACTGCAAGCTGCTGCAGGAGGCTATGAGCCGCGTCATGCACCAGCCTGTGGCCGAGAGCTTTGAGACCACCGTCTATATCAAGGTCAACGCCTACCTGCCCTCCACCTACATTGCCAACGAAAGTCAGAAGCTGGATATTTATAAGAAAATCGCCGCCATCCGCGGAGAAGAGGATTATTATGACATGCAGGATGAGCTCACAGACCGCTACGCCGACATGCCGCAGTGCGTCAGCAACCTGCTGGATATCTCCTATATCAAGGCGCTGGCCAACCAGTCCGGCAGCGATCTGCTGTCCTATAAGAAGGGAATGCTCAGCTTGCAGCTGCGCCCCGACGCGCCGCTCGATCCCATCAAGCTCACCACTTATTTAAGCGAGCACAAGGGAGATGCTTGGTTTGTTTCCGACCAGAAAAACGCCAAGCTCACACTGCGCATCGAGGACAGCGCCAAGGATCAGATTCTGCTGCGCCGCATCAAAGAAGCCATGCAGAGCATCTGGGCGCTTCGGCAGGAGCCGGAGGCCGCGTCATGA
- a CDS encoding isopeptide-forming domain-containing fimbrial protein — protein sequence MKKRKVVSMILALAMLCAGTGLPAVNAQADSSDTREASGQKPADYVKPTYEEGKINLNGYYTVANDGGITAELEWSFPYENPQRPGEGMADPARPYTYRMWQSKKNENGTWSNWETRSPVDVDARDGSVRVLNVAPNAASTAYLKNWMGMAATDYDGTATTVGRGIIQVDAIEISQYNSNPNAYLKNADGTYKYNVLMFGTYDANANQDLNAASQQATLEFAQAGGGIMFGHDTVTNGVSGHPYFNRFAQDDFLGITLPGTSVSYLNTNVKVVDTGFLTSRPWNLEGATLTIPAAHVLGQYVPNTSTTRVWMQFSDAAGNVVNRVTPGVTGSTDNYYLITKGPYAMIQTGHSNGQATLDEAKVFANTLIYIAQTTTTTTARDSSFIDEAAPQKPSGQLAGVTPAADLSTYTATIALNGSEDYGTTYAYRIQGIRAASIDQSTGVTYPDEVWSSTATNPDDASIYKGTAKSGLRGYYVSAVNTSETPIVLSSVPTAQVMRASSAEAVVNYETAALEPGKQYYVHAFAVDYAGNVSEDLVIPVSVSAYRANFYHNDGTDHYTQTLLSDTGKLASIAKPPVRPGYEFLGWYEDINGEGEPVSKDDVFDMSRPEYLDGVKFYAKWIKLWNVTLGQKGEGQIILSSSENGSNPYRQGTDVTVSYEPAAGYAVKAVWLDGVMQLPQENRTLVIPAIEDHHYVLVEFVDEGELAPDFYSVETQLTGGGAGSSITPSIRMAQNDPRTENYTVTWNAGDGYVVTAVKIDGMNRADLLHENQILFSKVEADHKVEIILEKENTPAVSAMVTTQLTGGPGSITPSADVAIGDSYTVYASVADPINYELVGVTVYDAAGNPVPGITADLTTGEITVPNIVSDYRVVVEAAPKQQAGTVVVPESEQLRVNTGKTGQGTISDSMIVKRGDAYTVEWEAASGWHVQDVTIDGNKIYYNTEVPQPIMLFRSVAEGTNGDQPFEDIQDDHSVQVVFAQDPVAEPEDPDAPVLPKDHYKVMTQIQGDANVSVTASNTSVKAGDPYEITWNVEEDSVITHIYVNGELRSDLLTENKVVLDAVEKDYQIEIVAERIGDPLPKLDKTVVNTNRTDRNLVGDRLAYSISAQNQYPYRTWENVQIMDQIPAGMELDTSSLSLMKNGIKLETLPASCYNAETRMLTVPIGDIESPDVYTVTFETVIRQEAIQSENQAAQSLTNLAWAEGDNAVTSSQEAKPNEEETARPLPGPDPMVSKTAVNEAADATGVKVGDTIRYGIKVENRRYGSVWTGVRITDQIPEGLTVDPNTIYLIDPSGVPQKLDSAVYQADSRMLSVMIGDIFGEERYEVTFTARVEASAVGKDIGNIAVAYGADAVEEGAPGHWGSKEEYEISQGGAGDVSVVEEDIQLQTEKAYAGSTAVAPGNQGVATGDQGVYSSMSMLIAAAILLAGLIAYKRRAKYNE from the coding sequence ATGAAAAAGAGAAAAGTAGTATCCATGATTCTGGCACTGGCAATGCTGTGTGCAGGCACAGGCCTGCCTGCTGTCAATGCGCAGGCAGATTCATCGGATACAAGAGAGGCTTCAGGGCAAAAACCGGCCGATTATGTGAAGCCTACATACGAGGAAGGCAAAATCAATCTAAACGGGTATTATACGGTTGCAAATGACGGAGGCATCACAGCAGAGCTGGAATGGAGCTTCCCGTATGAGAATCCGCAGCGGCCGGGCGAGGGAATGGCAGATCCAGCCAGGCCTTATACCTATCGGATGTGGCAGTCAAAGAAAAATGAAAACGGCACATGGAGCAACTGGGAAACGCGTTCACCGGTTGATGTGGATGCGCGGGACGGCAGCGTGAGAGTGCTCAATGTGGCGCCCAATGCGGCCAGCACGGCCTATCTGAAAAACTGGATGGGGATGGCGGCAACCGACTATGATGGCACCGCTACGACAGTAGGGCGCGGGATCATTCAGGTAGACGCGATTGAGATCAGTCAGTATAACAGCAATCCCAATGCCTATCTTAAAAATGCGGATGGGACATATAAATATAATGTACTTATGTTTGGCACCTATGATGCCAATGCCAATCAGGATCTGAATGCTGCTTCGCAGCAAGCGACGCTTGAGTTTGCTCAAGCCGGCGGCGGTATTATGTTCGGTCATGATACAGTTACTAATGGTGTAAGCGGACATCCTTATTTTAACCGCTTTGCACAGGATGACTTTTTAGGGATTACGCTTCCGGGAACGAGCGTGAGCTATCTTAATACCAATGTTAAGGTAGTCGATACTGGATTTTTGACCAGCCGCCCCTGGAATCTGGAGGGAGCGACCTTAACGATTCCGGCTGCGCATGTGCTGGGGCAGTATGTGCCCAATACTAGCACTACCCGTGTCTGGATGCAGTTTTCCGATGCGGCCGGCAATGTGGTCAATCGCGTAACGCCGGGCGTGACGGGTTCGACGGATAATTATTATCTGATTACGAAGGGCCCTTATGCGATGATTCAGACAGGGCATTCTAACGGACAGGCTACGCTGGACGAAGCGAAGGTGTTTGCCAATACGCTGATTTATATCGCGCAGACAACAACGACGACGACGGCCCGGGATTCTTCGTTCATCGATGAAGCAGCGCCGCAAAAGCCAAGTGGACAGCTGGCCGGTGTAACGCCGGCGGCAGATTTGAGTACTTATACAGCGACGATTGCCTTAAATGGATCAGAAGATTACGGCACAACATATGCATACAGGATTCAAGGGATTCGAGCGGCGAGCATCGATCAGTCTACTGGAGTGACATATCCGGATGAGGTGTGGTCAAGCACGGCGACCAATCCGGATGATGCATCGATTTATAAAGGAACGGCTAAATCAGGTCTTCGTGGATATTATGTGAGCGCTGTGAATACCAGCGAGACGCCGATCGTTTTATCCTCTGTACCAACGGCTCAGGTAATGCGTGCCTCCAGTGCAGAGGCAGTTGTTAATTATGAAACAGCTGCTCTGGAGCCGGGCAAGCAGTATTACGTGCATGCTTTTGCCGTGGATTATGCAGGGAATGTGAGCGAGGATCTGGTAATTCCCGTCAGTGTGAGCGCCTATCGCGCCAACTTTTATCACAATGACGGTACCGATCATTATACACAGACGCTTTTAAGCGATACAGGGAAATTGGCCTCGATCGCTAAGCCTCCGGTGCGGCCGGGATATGAATTTCTTGGCTGGTACGAGGATATTAATGGAGAGGGAGAGCCTGTTTCCAAAGATGATGTATTTGATATGAGTAGGCCTGAATATCTGGACGGAGTTAAATTCTATGCCAAATGGATCAAGCTTTGGAATGTAACGCTGGGCCAGAAAGGAGAAGGGCAGATTATACTTTCTTCTTCAGAAAATGGAAGCAACCCGTACAGACAGGGGACGGATGTAACGGTTTCTTATGAGCCGGCAGCAGGATATGCCGTCAAGGCTGTATGGCTGGACGGTGTTATGCAGCTTCCGCAAGAAAATAGAACCTTGGTGATCCCGGCGATTGAAGATCATCATTATGTGCTCGTAGAGTTTGTGGATGAGGGAGAGCTGGCGCCCGACTTTTACAGTGTGGAGACACAGCTGACAGGCGGAGGAGCCGGCAGCTCCATAACGCCGAGCATCCGCATGGCTCAGAATGATCCAAGGACCGAAAATTATACAGTGACCTGGAATGCCGGTGACGGATATGTAGTAACAGCGGTTAAAATAGATGGAATGAACCGCGCTGATCTGTTGCATGAAAATCAAATTCTTTTTTCTAAGGTAGAAGCAGATCATAAGGTAGAGATCATACTGGAAAAAGAAAATACACCGGCAGTAAGCGCTATGGTTACAACGCAGCTGACAGGAGGGCCGGGCAGCATCACGCCTTCAGCCGATGTCGCAATTGGAGACAGCTACACCGTGTATGCCAGCGTGGCTGATCCGATCAATTATGAGCTTGTTGGCGTAACCGTATATGATGCTGCAGGAAATCCAGTTCCGGGGATCACAGCAGATCTGACGACGGGAGAAATTACTGTACCCAATATTGTTTCTGATTATCGAGTTGTGGTAGAGGCAGCGCCCAAGCAGCAGGCGGGCACAGTGGTAGTGCCGGAAAGCGAGCAGCTGCGTGTTAACACGGGTAAAACTGGACAGGGCACGATCTCGGATTCGATGATTGTAAAACGCGGCGATGCCTACACAGTAGAGTGGGAGGCAGCTTCGGGATGGCATGTGCAGGATGTAACGATCGATGGCAATAAAATCTATTATAATACAGAAGTACCGCAGCCGATTATGCTGTTTCGTTCGGTGGCAGAAGGAACAAACGGAGATCAGCCTTTTGAAGATATTCAGGATGATCACAGTGTACAGGTAGTCTTTGCACAGGATCCGGTGGCAGAGCCGGAGGATCCGGATGCTCCTGTGCTGCCCAAGGACCATTATAAGGTCATGACGCAGATTCAGGGAGACGCGAATGTTTCCGTCACAGCCAGCAATACTTCGGTAAAAGCAGGCGATCCCTATGAGATCACATGGAATGTAGAAGAGGATAGCGTCATCACTCATATTTATGTAAATGGAGAGCTGAGGAGTGATCTGCTTACAGAAAACAAAGTAGTGCTGGATGCTGTAGAAAAAGATTATCAAATCGAAATTGTAGCTGAACGAATCGGCGATCCGCTGCCCAAGCTGGACAAAACCGTCGTCAATACAAATCGAACCGACCGCAATCTGGTAGGCGACAGGCTGGCCTATTCGATCAGTGCGCAGAATCAATATCCATATAGGACATGGGAGAATGTACAGATTATGGATCAGATTCCGGCGGGCATGGAGCTGGATACAAGTAGCCTTTCTCTGATGAAAAACGGAATAAAGCTCGAAACATTACCAGCCTCATGTTATAATGCTGAGACACGGATGTTAACGGTTCCTATCGGAGATATCGAGAGTCCAGATGTTTATACGGTGACTTTTGAAACAGTGATCCGGCAGGAAGCCATCCAATCAGAAAATCAGGCGGCACAGAGCTTAACCAATCTTGCATGGGCAGAAGGCGATAATGCCGTGACTAGCTCTCAGGAGGCCAAGCCCAACGAAGAGGAGACAGCAAGGCCCTTGCCAGGACCAGATCCGATGGTTTCAAAAACAGCTGTTAATGAAGCAGCAGATGCCACGGGCGTAAAAGTAGGCGATACAATTCGCTATGGCATCAAAGTGGAGAATCGCCGGTATGGATCCGTATGGACGGGAGTGCGTATCACCGATCAGATTCCGGAAGGACTGACGGTTGATCCAAATACAATTTATCTGATCGATCCAAGCGGTGTGCCGCAGAAGCTTGATTCGGCGGTATACCAAGCAGATAGTCGTATGCTGAGCGTTATGATTGGCGATATTTTTGGCGAAGAGCGTTATGAAGTGACGTTCACTGCCAGAGTGGAAGCTTCGGCAGTCGGCAAAGATATCGGCAATATAGCAGTTGCCTATGGAGCAGATGCAGTAGAAGAAGGAGCTCCGGGGCACTGGGGATCTAAAGAGGAATACGAGATATCTCAGGGCGGTGCAGGAGATGTGTCGGTAGTAGAAGAAGACATTCAGCTGCAAACAGAAAAAGCATACGCGGGTTCTACAGCGGTAGCACCGGGCAATCAGGGCGTTGCTACCGGAGATCAGGGCGTATATAGCAGCATGAGTATGCTAATTGCGGCAGCCATACTGCTGGCGGGACTCATCGCATATAAACGCAGAGCTAAGTACAATGAATAA
- a CDS encoding MFS transporter, which yields MKYVDVKNRILHKLSPCDEKETNRYRILTENCFYNVAANLVGGNFLTGLLIYLKASTVQIGLVNVIVYLCNTFQLLSPLLLNRFEKRKKLLIISRIIVLFSNIVLIGIVCFLPFQNSVQVALVLICIALLNIVSASTAQGVSLWHMGSIPESRRATHFSQSTAFNNLAIYIFVLLGSSVLDHFKAEGEALAGFTILRIAALFFAAGDIFWLTKIKEYPYEDTKGPVKLKAIFTEPFKHKQYIPSILILFFWNFVATTSGSYYTVYMLDTLNMSYSFINICAALYVPMVFLVRRRWANYIDRTSWLSALYKVLFAYGIIFFTHALVMEGTEWFYLVVALLCYIFSPALNIILPNMSFYHLPKESQTICLSVSSTFANLGAMCGTYYAIFFMSAFQDCSFELFGKTFVTGQIMPCFTGAMIILFGLFVYRLHQKEQRAKREKEESQQI from the coding sequence ATGAAATATGTAGATGTAAAAAATCGAATACTGCATAAGCTAAGCCCGTGTGACGAAAAGGAAACCAACCGATACCGCATTTTAACCGAAAATTGTTTTTACAATGTAGCGGCTAATTTAGTTGGCGGAAATTTTCTCACCGGGCTTTTGATTTATCTGAAGGCCAGCACGGTGCAGATCGGCCTGGTCAATGTCATTGTATACCTGTGCAACACGTTCCAGCTGCTGAGTCCCTTGCTTCTGAACCGCTTTGAAAAGCGTAAAAAGCTGCTGATCATTTCCCGGATTATCGTTCTTTTCAGCAACATTGTCCTCATTGGGATTGTCTGCTTTCTGCCATTTCAAAATTCAGTACAGGTCGCGCTGGTGCTTATCTGCATCGCGCTTTTGAACATCGTATCTGCCTCCACAGCGCAGGGCGTTTCGCTATGGCATATGGGCAGCATCCCAGAAAGCAGAAGAGCCACGCATTTTTCACAGTCCACTGCCTTTAACAACCTGGCAATCTATATCTTTGTGCTACTGGGCAGCTCTGTGCTGGATCATTTTAAGGCGGAGGGAGAGGCACTGGCAGGATTTACCATCCTGCGTATCGCAGCGCTGTTTTTCGCCGCAGGCGATATTTTCTGGCTGACCAAGATCAAAGAATATCCCTATGAAGACACAAAAGGCCCCGTCAAGCTGAAAGCCATTTTTACAGAGCCCTTTAAGCATAAGCAGTACATTCCATCCATCCTGATTCTGTTTTTCTGGAACTTTGTAGCCACGACCTCCGGCTCCTATTACACCGTTTACATGCTGGATACGCTGAATATGAGCTATTCCTTTATCAATATCTGTGCCGCCCTGTATGTGCCGATGGTCTTTTTGGTGCGCCGGCGCTGGGCCAATTACATAGACCGCACCTCGTGGCTCTCCGCGCTGTATAAGGTTTTATTTGCATATGGCATTATATTTTTTACACATGCGCTCGTTATGGAGGGGACAGAATGGTTTTATCTGGTCGTAGCACTGCTTTGCTATATCTTTTCTCCGGCGCTCAATATCATCCTTCCCAACATGTCATTTTATCATCTGCCCAAAGAAAGCCAGACCATCTGCCTGTCAGTCAGCTCCACCTTTGCCAATCTGGGCGCTATGTGCGGCACCTATTACGCCATATTTTTCATGTCAGCCTTTCAGGACTGTTCGTTTGAGCTATTTGGCAAAACCTTCGTAACCGGGCAGATCATGCCCTGCTTCACCGGTGCCATGATTATCCTGTTTGGTCTTTTTGTGTACCGCCTGCATCAGAAGGAGCAGCGCGCAAAGCGCGAAAAAGAGGAAAGCCAGCAGATTTAA